One window from the genome of Aptenodytes patagonicus chromosome 4, bAptPat1.pri.cur, whole genome shotgun sequence encodes:
- the LOC143159707 gene encoding UDP-glucuronosyltransferase 2C1-like isoform X1: protein MMGPRFPWLLWAYACCWSTGFCGKVVVWPTHASHWINMKVLLEELVLRGHEVTVLVPSSNLLIKYQDTSSPFTFEVLQVPFTQKTLHDTMDDLLNFWMNEVSNLSPWEIMWRMKEHLEVFTNMSKQTCDTLVMNPQLIAKLQQAKFDVLIADPLSVGGELIAEILAIPFVYSIRFSAGNVLERLCGGLPSPSSYVPSSTRGLTDQMSFMERLQNFLFCFYTDLFFLKFWQDEWDGYYSNVLGRPTTLCETMGKAEIWLIRTYWDFEFPRPFLPNFEFVGGLHCQPAKPLPKEMEEFVQSSGEHGIMVFSFGSMVYNLTDEKSNVIARALSQLPQKVLWRYKGKKPETLGSNTRIYDWIPQNDLLGHPLTKAFITHGGTNGIYEAIYHGIPMVGIPIFADQHDNIAHMRAKGAAVQLDFSTLKTQDLVDALNTVINNSTYKENALRLSKIHHDQPVKPLDRAVFWIEFVMRHKGAKHLRPAAHRLTWYQYHCLDVLAFLFTCAAIAVFILVKCCLFCCRRCGRIAKRKKE, encoded by the exons ATGATGGGGCCAAGGTTCCCCTGGCTGCTCTGGGCCTACGCATGCTGCTGGAGCACTGGCTTTTGTGGGAAGGTGGTGGTCTGGCCCACCCATGCAAGTCACTGGATCAATATGAAAGTGCTGCTGGAAGAGCTCGTTCTCCGGGGTCATGAAGTGACTGTGCTGGTGCCCTCAAGCAATCTGCTCATCAAATACCAagacacctcctcccccttcaccTTTGAGGTCCTGCAAGTCCCCTTTACGCAGAAGACCCTGCATGATACCATGGATGACCTCCTCAATTTCTGGATGAATGAGGTCTCTAATCTCTCCCCCTGGGAGATCATGTGGAGGATGAAAGAGCACCTGGAGGTCTTTACCAATATGTCAAAGCAGACCTGTGACACCTTGGTGATGAACCCTCAGCTGATAGCAAAGCTGCAGCAGGCCAAGTTTGATGTTCTGATCGCTGACCCCCTGTCTGTAGGTGGGGAGCTCATAGCAGAAATCCTGGCAATCCCTTTTGTCTACAGCATCCGCTTCTCTGCTGGCAATGTGCTAGAGCGGCTGTGCGGTGGGCTCCCATCCCCATCTTCTTATGTGCCTAGTAGCACAAGGGGGCTGACAGACCAGATGTCCTTCATGGAAAGACTACAGAACTTCCTCTTTTGCTTTTACAcggatttatttttcttgaagttttgGCAAGACGAATGGGATGGGTACTACAGTAATGTCTTAG GAAGGCCCACAACCCTGTGTGAGACGATGGGGAAAGCAGAGATATGGTTAATCAGAACATACTGGGATTTTGAATTTCCACGGCCTTTCCTGCCCAACTTTGAGTTCGTTGGAGGACTTCATTGCCAGCCTGCAAAGCCGTTACCAAAG GAAATGGAAGAATTTGTTCAGAGCTCAGGGGAACACGGCATCATGGTCTTCTCTTTCGGGTCGATGGTCTACAACCTAACTGATGAAAAAAGTAATGTGATTGCCAGAGCCCTCAGCCAGCTTCCACAAAAG GTCCTCTGGcggtacaaaggaaaaaaaccagaaactcTGGGCTCCAACACCAGGATTTATGACTGGATACCCCAAAATGACCTGCTTG GCCATCCCTTGACAAAGGCTTTTATTACTCATGGTGGGACCAATGGAATCTATGAAGCTATCTACCACGGGATCCCGATGGTTGGGATTCCCATATTTGCCGACCAGCACGACAATATTGCTCATATGAGGGCAAAGGGAGCTGCAGTTCAGCTGGATTTCAGCACACTGAAGACGCAGGACCTAGTTGATGCACTGAATACAGTCATTAACAATTCCAC cTATAAGGAAAATGCTCTAAGGTTATCCAAGATACACCATGACCAGCCAGTTAAGCCTCTGGACAGGGCCGTCTTCTGGATTGAATTTGTCATGCGTCACAAAGGAGCAAAGCACTTGAGACCAGCTGCTCACCGTCTCACCTGGTACCAGTACCACTGCCTGGATGTTCTGGCATTCCTGTTCACCTGTGCAGCCATTGCTGTCTTCATTCTTGTCAAGTGCTGCTTATTTTGTTGTAGGAGATGTGGCAGGATTGcgaagaggaagaaagaatag
- the LOC143159707 gene encoding UDP-glucuronosyltransferase 2A2-like isoform X2 encodes MAMKATGSKKYLQLLLFQVALLGPVFCGNVLVWPTEGSHWLNVKIVIQELIRRGHNVTILVSNASLFIKPRAEAAEKFEVYNVPFKKDTIENLIEDVVALWLNNRPTTLTFWQFYKELGKLSKNWHQMNKLMCDAVLTNRELMAHLQGSSYDLLLSDPVTLCGDLLALKLAIPFIYSLRFTPASTVERHCGKIPAPPSYAPAALSELTDCMSFSERIKNIMSYHLQDYVFQSYWGEWDIYYSKVLGRPTTLCETMGKAEIWLIRTYWDFEFPRPFLPNFEFVGGLHCQPAKPLPKEMEEFVQSSGEHGIMVFSFGSMVYNLTDEKSNVIARALSQLPQKVLWRYKGKKPETLGSNTRIYDWIPQNDLLGHPLTKAFITHGGTNGIYEAIYHGIPMVGIPIFADQHDNIAHMRAKGAAVQLDFSTLKTQDLVDALNTVINNSTYKENALRLSKIHHDQPVKPLDRAVFWIEFVMRHKGAKHLRPAAHRLTWYQYHCLDVLAFLFTCAAIAVFILVKCCLFCCRRCGRIAKRKKE; translated from the exons ATGGCCATGAAAGCCACCGGCTCTAAGAAATACCTCCAGTTGCTCCTTTTTCAGGTCGCTCTTCTAGGGCCTGTCTTCTGTGGGAATGTGTTGGTCTGGCCAACGGAAGGCAGCCACTGGCTGAATGTGAAGATAGTTATACAGGAGCTCATCCGCCGTGGGCACAACGTTACCATCCTGGTATCCAACGCTTCCCTCTTCATTAAACCCAGGGCTGAGGCTGCAGAGAAGTTTGAGGTCTATAATGTGCCCTTCAAGAAAGACACCATTGAGAACCTCATTGAGGACGTAGTGGCACTGTGGCTGAATAACAGGCCAACCACCTTGACCTTCTGGCAGTTTTACAAGGAGCTGGGAAAACTGTCCAAAAACTGGCACCAGATGAACAAGCTAATGTGTGACGCGGTGCTAACCAACCGAGAGCTGATGGCCCACCTGCAGGGGTCTAGCTATGACCTGCTGCTGTCAGACCCAGTGACCCTCTGCGGGGACCTCCTGGCTCTCAAGCTGGCCATCCCCTTCATCTACTCGCTGCGCTTCACCCCAGCCTCTACTGTGGAGAGGCACTGTGGCAAGATCCCAGCCCCACCGTCCTACGCGCCCGCAGCCCTGTCTGAGCTCACCGACTGCATGTCCTTCAGCGAGAGAATAAAAAACATCATGTCTTACCACCTGCAAGACTACGTTTTCCAGAGCTACTGGGGAGAATGGGATATCTACTATAGCAAGGTCTTAG GAAGGCCCACAACCCTGTGTGAGACGATGGGGAAAGCAGAGATATGGTTAATCAGAACATACTGGGATTTTGAATTTCCACGGCCTTTCCTGCCCAACTTTGAGTTCGTTGGAGGACTTCATTGCCAGCCTGCAAAGCCGTTACCAAAG GAAATGGAAGAATTTGTTCAGAGCTCAGGGGAACACGGCATCATGGTCTTCTCTTTCGGGTCGATGGTCTACAACCTAACTGATGAAAAAAGTAATGTGATTGCCAGAGCCCTCAGCCAGCTTCCACAAAAG GTCCTCTGGcggtacaaaggaaaaaaaccagaaactcTGGGCTCCAACACCAGGATTTATGACTGGATACCCCAAAATGACCTGCTTG GCCATCCCTTGACAAAGGCTTTTATTACTCATGGTGGGACCAATGGAATCTATGAAGCTATCTACCACGGGATCCCGATGGTTGGGATTCCCATATTTGCCGACCAGCACGACAATATTGCTCATATGAGGGCAAAGGGAGCTGCAGTTCAGCTGGATTTCAGCACACTGAAGACGCAGGACCTAGTTGATGCACTGAATACAGTCATTAACAATTCCAC cTATAAGGAAAATGCTCTAAGGTTATCCAAGATACACCATGACCAGCCAGTTAAGCCTCTGGACAGGGCCGTCTTCTGGATTGAATTTGTCATGCGTCACAAAGGAGCAAAGCACTTGAGACCAGCTGCTCACCGTCTCACCTGGTACCAGTACCACTGCCTGGATGTTCTGGCATTCCTGTTCACCTGTGCAGCCATTGCTGTCTTCATTCTTGTCAAGTGCTGCTTATTTTGTTGTAGGAGATGTGGCAGGATTGcgaagaggaagaaagaatag